The window GGCCAGGGCGGTGTTGGCCGCGGTGCGGGCACCGACGGCCTGCCGGCCGACCGCGGGTCCCCGGGCCGGGGCCTGGTCAACGGTTCCGTGGGCGGTCTTCTTCGCCGCGACCATCGGGCCGGACTTGGAAGCGACGGCCTCGGCCGAGGCGGCGGCCGGGAGACTGCTCCGGGCAGTGGCTATAGATGCCGCCGGCTCGGCGGCATCCCTGGGACTGGCCGACGCCGTCGTCCACCGACTGGCCACCGGTCTGCTGGACGGGACCGGTCTGGGGCCGATCCTGCTGGCCTTCCCGGGCGATGACGGCTTCCCCATGGAGGCCCAACCGTTGATCATCCGGGCCCTCCCGGCCGAGCAGCTGGAGGCCATCGGCCTGCGACTGCTGACGTCCGGGGCCCTCAGCCCGCTGAAATCGATCGCCGGGGTGATCGGTCTCTCGGCCCAGCCGGGCGCCGTTCCTTCGGGCGACCGCTCCTGCGAAGGCTGTCCGTCCAGGGAACGATGCACCTTCAGAAGGTCCAGCGTCTGACCATCTTCCGCCGGCCCCGGTCACTTCACGGGGGATCGCCGTGGAGACCGGCCGGATCGTGGCCGATCAAACCAATGAGAAGCCCCTCCTGTCCGAAGGCAGGAGGGGCTTTTTCGGGTCGAGTCCGGTCAATGGTGCTCGTCCTCGGGCCGGTGCTCATGTTCGAACTCGTGCCGGCGCTTGGCCCGACTCAGTCCGACCGGTTCGACGCTCAGGGCGTCGCCGCGGAAGAGGACCCCGACCCCCTGGCTCAAGGCCGAATGGTCGGTCCCGCAGACGGGGCACTTCCCGTCCGGACCCTTGCGGTGGGCGGCCGCGTCGGCTTCGGCCACGCCGGCCGGCTCGTTGTAGACGGTCAGGGTCCCTTCGTAGTTGCGCAGAACATACTGCCCGGGAGCCTGGGAGATGAGGTACTGTGGACTGACCGGGATCTTCCCGGCTCCGCCGGGGCCGTCGATGGCGAAGGTCGGGACGGCCAGCCCCGAGGTGTGCCCGCGGAGCATCTCGATGATCTCGATGCCCCGGGCGACCGGCGCCCGGAAGTGCGACAGCCCTTGTGAGAGGTCGCACTGGTAGAGGTAGTACGGGCGGATGCGGGCCTTGAGGAGCCCATGGACCAGTTGACGCATGACCACCGGACAGTCGTTGATCCCGCGGAGGAGGACGGTCTGGTTGCCCAGGGGGATGCCCGCGTCGGCCAGCCGGGCGCAGGCCTCCAGGGACGCCGGGGTCAGCTCCTTTGGGTGGTTGAAGTGCGTGTTGACGAAGAAGGGGTGATACTTGGCGAGGATCCTGACCAGTTCAGGGGTGATCCGCTGGGGCATGACCACCGGCGTCCTGGTGCCGATCCTGATGATCTCGACGTGCGGGATGTCCCGCAGGCTCCTGATGACGTACTCGAGCCGGTCGTCGTCGAGGGTTAGCGGGTCGCCGCCCGAGAGGACGACGTCGCGGACGACCGGTGTCCGGCGGACGTAGTCGACGGCCGCGTCGATCTCTTCCTGGGTCCGTGGACGGTCGTTCTGGCCGGCCCACCGGCGGCGGGTGCAGTGGCGACAGTACATCGAACACTGGTCGGAGACGAGGAGCAGGACCCGGTCGGGGTAACGGTGGGTGAGGCCGGGGGCCGGCGAGTCGATGTCCTCGAAGAGCGGGTCCTCGAGGTCCTCCGGGGCGAACTTCAGTTCATTGATGGTCGGGATGGCCTGCCGGCGGATGGGGTCGTGCGGGTCATCCGGATCGATCAACGAGGCATAGTGCGGCGTGACGGCCATCCGCAGGGTCTCGAGACAACGTTTGACCCCGTGCTTCTCTTCGGGGGTCAGGTCGACCACGCCTTCGAGGTCCTCGACGGTCATCAGCCGGTTGCGGATCTGCCAATGCCAATCGTGCCAGTCCTTTTCGCTGACGTTGGTGAAGCGAGGGATCGAGTAGTAGTCCCTCATCCTGTCTTCCTCCTTGCTGAGCCGGAGAGGCCGAGGACCTGCAGCTTGTATTGGAGCGTCGTTCGCGGTACGCCCAGGCTGGTCGCCGCGCGCGAGACATTGCCGCCGGCCTCGTTGAGGGCGCCCTCGATCAGCTGGCGCTCGTAGGCCGCGATGGCCAGATCGAGCCCGCCAAAGCCGGCCGGCCGGCCGCTGGGCATCGGCGGCGGCCCGGCGATGACCGTCGGCCCGAGGGGTCCGCCGGCCTGCTCGAAAGGTTCGCCGCGGACAGTTGCCGGCAGGTGACAGAGGTCGATGATCGGCTCGCCGGCCAGAGCCATCGCTCCTTCGATGGCGTTGGCCAGTTCGCGGACGTTCCCGGGCCAACGGTGGTTGAGCAAGGCGTCCATCGCCTTCGGGGTGCAACCGCGGACGGCCAAGCCCAGCCGAGCATTGCCCCGCCGGAGCATGTGCTCGACGAGGAGGGGGATGTCGCTTCGACGTTCCCGAAGCGGCGGCAGGCCCAGGTTAACGGCGCTCAGACGGTAGTAGAGGTCCGCGCGGAGCTGGCCGTCGGCGATGGCTCGGTCGGGAGCCAGGCTGCTCGAGGAGATCAAGCGGATGTCGACCGCGCGCACCTTGAGGTCGCCCAGCCGCCGCACCTCGCCCGTTTCGACCACCCGGAGCAGCTTGCTCTGTAGGGGGAGGGGCATCGTGTTGAGCTCGTCGAGGTAGAGGGTCCCACCCGAGGCCATCTCGAAGAGGCCCGGGCGGTCGGTGGCCCCGGTGAAACCGCCGCGCGTCGTCCCGAAGAAGATCCCTTCGAGCAGCGTCTCCGGGAGGGCGCTGCAGTTCTGGGCGAGGAAGGGGCCGTTGTGCCGATGGCTGGCCGAGTGGATTGCTTCGACCAGCAGCTCTTTGCCCGTCCCGGTCTCGCCGTAGACGAAGACCGGCAGGGTGGTGGCGGCCGCCTTGGCGGCGGCCTCTTGGACCGAGGTGAGCTTGGGGTCGCGTCCGATGATGCTGTCG of the Bacillota bacterium genome contains:
- a CDS encoding sigma 54-interacting transcriptional regulator, whose amino-acid sequence is MGDTPERGIDGVVLKSILATVDEAIHIVNTEGFTTYYSPAAARLDGLDQFEVIGKHLLQVYPSLSRETSTLLLVLRTRKPILNQQQTYVTRKGTAIHCINTTVPIWDGPDLVGALEISRDITSVKELSDTISNLREELYPPRPAGRAQAGLGARYTFDSIIGRDPKLTSVQEAAAKAAATTLPVFVYGETGTGKELLVEAIHSASHRHNGPFLAQNCSALPETLLEGIFFGTTRGGFTGATDRPGLFEMASGGTLYLDELNTMPLPLQSKLLRVVETGEVRRLGDLKVRAVDIRLISSSSLAPDRAIADGQLRADLYYRLSAVNLGLPPLRERRSDIPLLVEHMLRRGNARLGLAVRGCTPKAMDALLNHRWPGNVRELANAIEGAMALAGEPIIDLCHLPATVRGEPFEQAGGPLGPTVIAGPPPMPSGRPAGFGGLDLAIAAYERQLIEGALNEAGGNVSRAATSLGVPRTTLQYKLQVLGLSGSARRKTG
- the ablA gene encoding lysine 2,3-aminomutase, whose translation is MRDYYSIPRFTNVSEKDWHDWHWQIRNRLMTVEDLEGVVDLTPEEKHGVKRCLETLRMAVTPHYASLIDPDDPHDPIRRQAIPTINELKFAPEDLEDPLFEDIDSPAPGLTHRYPDRVLLLVSDQCSMYCRHCTRRRWAGQNDRPRTQEEIDAAVDYVRRTPVVRDVVLSGGDPLTLDDDRLEYVIRSLRDIPHVEIIRIGTRTPVVMPQRITPELVRILAKYHPFFVNTHFNHPKELTPASLEACARLADAGIPLGNQTVLLRGINDCPVVMRQLVHGLLKARIRPYYLYQCDLSQGLSHFRAPVARGIEIIEMLRGHTSGLAVPTFAIDGPGGAGKIPVSPQYLISQAPGQYVLRNYEGTLTVYNEPAGVAEADAAAHRKGPDGKCPVCGTDHSALSQGVGVLFRGDALSVEPVGLSRAKRRHEFEHEHRPEDEHH